CGGAGGGCCAGAGGGAAGCCCTGGCCCTCCTCGCCCAGGCGGTTGGCGGCCGGGACCCGGACGTCGTTGCAGATGACCTCGGTGGTGGGCGACCCGCGGATGCCGAGCTTGTCCTCGTGCTTGCCGATCTCGAAGCCGGGCATGGAGTCCTCGAGGAGGAAGGCGCTGATGCCCTTGGACCCGGCGTCTGGGTCGGTGACGGCGTAGTAGATGTAGAGCTTGCTGACCCCGCCGCCGGTGATGAAGCGCTTGGTGCCGTTGAGCACGTACTCGTCGCCGTCGCGGACGGCCCGGGAGCGCAGGGCGGCCGCGTCCGAACCCGACCCGGGCTCGGTCAGGCAGTAGGAGGCCATGGCCGAGCCGTCGGCGATCTGGGGCAGGAAGCGCTGCTTCTGCTCCTCGGTGCCGGCGAACAGCAGCGGCAGGGTGGCCAGCTTGTTGACGGCCGGGATCAGGGAGGTGGACGCGCAGACCCGGGCCAGCTCCTCGACCAGGATGCAGTGGGTGATGGAGTCGGCCCCGGCGCCGCCGTACGCCTCGGGGACGTTGATCCCGGTCAGGCCGGCCTCGGCCAGCACCTTCAGGTTGTCCCAGGGGAACTCGCCGGTCCGGTCGATCTCGGCCGCCCGCTCGGTGAACTTCTCCTCGAACAGCCGCCGCCATTCCCTGCGGAACAGCTCCTGGTCCTCGGTCAGCGCGAACGCGTCCGTCATGTCCGTCACCCTTCTCTGCGTGGCGGCCGGATATCCCATTCTAGTGGCGATGCCCAGGCCCGATAGCATGGAGTCGATGAACAGCGACCAGCCGCGGGTGGCCCTGCTCGGCTACGGGTACTGGGGGCCGAACCTGGCCCGGAACCTGCACATGCGCCTGGGCAGGGGCTGGGTGGCCTGCGTCGACCCCGACCCGGACCGGCGGGCCGAGGTCGCCCACCGCTACCCCTGGGTCCGGGCCCTGGCCGACCCGGACGAGGTCATGGGCGACCCCGAGGTGGACGCCCTGGTCGTCGCCTCCCCCGCCCGCACCCACGCGCCCCTGGTCATCGAGGCCCTCCAGGCCGGCAAGCACGTGCTGGTCGAGAAGCCCCTGGCCCTGTCGACGGCCGAGGCGGTCGGCC
This region of Actinomycetota bacterium genomic DNA includes:
- a CDS encoding acyl-CoA dehydrogenase family protein, which encodes MTDAFALTEDQELFRREWRRLFEEKFTERAAEIDRTGEFPWDNLKVLAEAGLTGINVPEAYGGAGADSITHCILVEELARVCASTSLIPAVNKLATLPLLFAGTEEQKQRFLPQIADGSAMASYCLTEPGSGSDAAALRSRAVRDGDEYVLNGTKRFITGGGVSKLYIYYAVTDPDAGSKGISAFLLEDSMPGFEIGKHEDKLGIRGSPTTEVICNDVRVPAANRLGEEGQGFPLALRALDHSRVTIGAQAVGIAQGAFDYALAYTQEREQFGRPVGEFQGLQFMLADMAMQIEAARALVYQAAAKADRDDPGLTFSAAAAKCVASDTAMRVTTDGVQLLGGYGYVKEFPLERMMRDAKITQIYEGTNQILRVVIARQLRQNRS